In a genomic window of Scyliorhinus torazame isolate Kashiwa2021f chromosome 5, sScyTor2.1, whole genome shotgun sequence:
- the LOC140419752 gene encoding uncharacterized protein: MEKTWKCGDCGKAFNYRCLLETHRRIHTGERPFTCSECGKGFTRSAGLMSHQRIHTEDRPFSCTFCAKRFRHSSALTAHQYTHTGERPFTCCTCGKGFTCSSAITAHQRVHTGERPFTCYKCGKGFTQLSNLLTHQRVHTGERPFICYKCEKGFTQLSSLLTHQRVHTGEKPFTCYTCGKRFTQVSSLHTHQRVHSGERPFICSECGKGFTLSYLLLMHQQVHTGERSFTCSVCGKGFSKSSHLVKHQQIHTGERAFTCSECGKGFAQSSHLLTHQCVHPGERLFSCSFCGKGFTQSARLMLHQRMHSKGRAFNCISCGKRFMSSSNLRTHKRVHTGERPFTCSVCGKEFTQSSSLFRHQRSHTKEKVHKGLRPNIDAVGRDSLSHDMS, encoded by the coding sequence ATGGAGAagacatggaaatgtggggactgtgggaaagcatTCAATTATCGATGCCTGCTGGAAacacatcggcgcattcacacaggagagagaccgttcacctgctctgagtgtgggaagggatttactcgatCAGCTGGCCTcatgtcacaccagcgaattcacacagaaGACAGACCATTCAGCTGCACTTTCTGTGCAAAAAGGTTCAGGCATTCGTCTGCCCTCActgcacaccaatacactcacactggggagcgaccgttcacctgctgcacttgtgggaagggattcacttgttctTCCGCTATCActgcacaccagcgggttcacactggggaaaggccattcacctgctacaagtgtgggaaaggattcactcagttatccaacctgcttacacaccagcgagttcacactggggagaggccattcatctgctacaagtgtgagaagggattcactcagttatccagcctgctgacacaccagcgggttcacactggggagaagcctttcacctgctacACTTGTGGGAAGCGATTTACTCAGGTATCCAGCCTGcatacacaccagcgagttcattctggggagaggccattcatctgctctgagtgtggaaaaggattcactttGTCATATCTGCTTCTGatgcaccaacaagttcacactggggagaggtcattcacctgttccgtatgtgggaaaggattctctAAGTCATCCCACCTTGTGAAACACCAGCagattcatactggggagagggcattcacttgctccgagtgtgggaagggattcgctcagtcatcccaCTTGCTGACACACCAGTGTGTCCATCCTGGGGAAAGATTGTTCAGCTGCTccttctgtgggaagggattcactcagtcagccaggCTCATGTTACACCAACGAATGCACTCCAAGGGTAGAGCATTCAACTGCATATCCTGTGGAAAGAGATTCATGTCTTCATCTAATCTCCGTACACACAAGCGTGTTcataccggggagagaccatttacttgctcagtgtgtgggaaggaattcactcagtcatccagcctgttcAGACACCAGCGAAGTCACACTAAGGAGAAAGTTCACAAAGGGCTGAGACCGAACATCGacgctgtgggaagggattcactcagtcacgatATGAGCTAA